One region of Oryza sativa Japonica Group chromosome 5, ASM3414082v1 genomic DNA includes:
- the LOC4339647 gene encoding MYB-like transcription factor EOBII, whose amino-acid sequence MLFFLYSAVYKRGRRAARCVRRRHRPYVVEPPVAMQYTVEGSGGGGVQTVEAAVRKGPWTMEEDLSLVNYIAANGEGAWNTLARAAGLNRTGKSCRLRWLNYLRPDVRRGNITPEEHTLIVELQARWGNRWSKIARYLPGRTDNEVKNFWRTKIQKKHRKSTDGIYATTTSESIMPAATVHQNTVAEDQGSSSVSGRTTTATVAVTQEYATEAPPPSGMSSGSYLDQLQPGYASSIHGGQDGGAAAAAAGDVVVSDEFLAASSDNFWALEDLWPTVQSLHGNC is encoded by the exons atGCTGTTCTTCTTGTACAGTGCAGTATATAAGCGTGGCCGTCGCGCGGCGAGGTGTgtacgccgccgccatcgtccgtACGTCGTTGAGCCGCCGGTAGCCATGCAGTATACGGTggaagggagcggcggcggcggcgtgcagacggtggaggcggcggtgcgcAAGGGGCCCTGGACGATGGAGGAGGACCTCAGCCTCGTCAACTACATCGCCGCCAACGGCGAGGGCGCGTGGAACaccctcgcccgcgccgccg GGCTTAACCGTACCGGGAAGAGCTGCCGGCTGCGGTGGCTGAACTACCTGCGACCCGACGTGCGGCGCGGCAACATCACGCCGGAGGAGCACACGCTCATCGTCGAGCTACAGGCCAGATGGGGCAACAG GTGGTCCAAGATTGCAAGGTACCTTCCTGGCCGGACCGACAACGAGGTCAAGAACTTCTGGAGGACCAAGATACAGAAGAAGCACAGGAAAAGCACTGACGGAATttacgcgacgacgacgagcgaaAGCATCATGCCTGCGGCTACAGTGCACCAGAACACGGTGGCCGAGGACCAAGGCAGCAGCAGCGTCTCCGGCcggaccaccaccgccaccgtcgccgtcacgcAGGAGTACGCCActgaggcgccgccgccgagcggcaTGAGTAGTGGTAGCTACTTGGACCAGCTGCAGCCAGGCTACGCGAGCTCAATCCATGGAGGACAAGATGGcggtgctgctgccgccgccgctggtgacGTCGTCGTCTCCGACGAGTTCTTGGCAGCGTCGAGCGACAACTTCTGGGCCCTCGAGGATTTGTGGCCCACGGTGCAGTCTCTCCACGGCAATTGCTGA